From the Mangifera indica cultivar Alphonso chromosome 10, CATAS_Mindica_2.1, whole genome shotgun sequence genome, one window contains:
- the LOC123226818 gene encoding uncharacterized protein LOC123226818, protein MSQDVVKNNILHLAGKLAPRNKLNALSSAALQVQSELKWFKEVENIVPPDYNGKTNPKGQTPAIVSTEEHKELVKEGKKWMKDATTSGSVAAAFFATIAFAAKDILEIALVFASALLALSLFAYSQCARLLDVLISVLAPTFLSKRRISVLY, encoded by the exons ATGTCCCAAGATGTTGTGAAGAACAACATCCTGCACTTAGCTGGAAAATTGGCACCCAGAAATAAACTTAATGCTCTTTCTAGTGCAGCTCTGCAGGTGCAATCCGAGTTAAAATGGTTTAAG GAAGTGGAGAACATTGTACCGCCTGACTACAACGGGAAAACCAATCCTAAAGGCCAAACTCCAGCAATTGTATCCACCGAGGAACATAAGGAACTCGTTAAAGAAGGTAAGAAATGGATGAAAGATGCAACAACATCAGGTTCGGTAGCAGCAGCCTTTTTTGCTACAATTGCATTTGCAGCA AAAGACATACTGGAAATTGCTTTGGTTTTTGCTTCAGCTTTACTGGCTCTCTCATTGTTTGCATATTCGCAATGTGCCAGATTACTTGACGTGCTCATTTCCGTATTAGCTCCAACGTTTCTCAGCAAGCGAAGAATCAGTGTCCTCTACTAG